A single region of the Halobacterium wangiae genome encodes:
- a CDS encoding MarR family transcriptional regulator → MSNSPPVGFADLPPSAKFVYHVLDQHEKLTCQALLEATELPESTLDRALDTLQNDDYVSVDRKSGDLRQVVIKVASSRTL, encoded by the coding sequence GTGAGCAACAGTCCGCCGGTCGGCTTCGCCGACCTCCCGCCGAGCGCGAAGTTCGTCTATCATGTGCTCGATCAGCACGAGAAACTGACTTGCCAAGCCCTACTGGAGGCCACAGAACTCCCCGAGAGCACGCTCGACCGAGCGCTCGATACACTCCAGAATGACGACTACGTCTCTGTCGACCGGAAATCCGGCGACCTCAGACAGGTAGTCATCAAAGTAGCGAGTTCCCGCACCCTTTAG